In Vespa velutina chromosome 14, iVesVel2.1, whole genome shotgun sequence, one DNA window encodes the following:
- the LOC124953989 gene encoding unconventional myosin-Va isoform X1: protein MTLRQLYVKGGKVWIPHPEKIWEGAVLLEDYKVNRPTLKVHTDDSNQTKTLQIGSDHDLPPLRNPDILMGENNLTSLSFLHEPAVLYNLQIRFQRHCIYTYCGIVLVAFNPYNELPIYGNDTIWAYRGQAMGDLEPHIFAVAEEAYTKLEREGHDQSIIVSGESGAGKTVSAKYTMRYFATVGGSTTETQIEKKVLASSPIMEAIGNAKTTRNDNSSRFGKFIEIQFNKTYNITGASMRTYLLEKSRVVFQANEERNYHVFYQMCSAAKRLPHLHLGNSNGFHYLNQGNNPRIEGVDDLSCFDDTISALTMLGFTSKQQDDMLRILSAILHLGNVNINSFDAQSNNGDNDTEASFISPTDRHLLIISELLGTDVNAMRKWLCHRKIVSMREVFLKPMNAEQAIGARDALAKHIYAELFNWIVNGINNSLQSQNKAQCFIGVLDIYGFETFEINSFEQFCINYANEKLQQQFNQHVFKLEQEEYLKEEIEWTFIDFYDNQPCIDLIETRLGILDLLDEECRMPKGTDSSWADKLYAKCNKSKHFEKPRFGTSAFLIHHFAGLVQYETLGFLEKNRDTVIEEQVDVLRAGSCKLLKKLFCEEDPKLVVPNVRVKVSAQKPVITPKHNKKTVGSQFRDSLNMLMSTLNATTPHYVRCIKPNDTKESFEYNPVRAVQQLRACGVLETIRISAAGFPSQRTYSEFFQRYRCLCVFKEINRDDLKETCCRILSRFIKEEDKFKFGKTKVLFRAGQVAYLEKLRAEKQMNACIMIQKTVRGLICRNRYEKIRRAILGLQKYGRGFLARQEAERIRRKRAAIKIQANVRSWLQRRRYQQIRCTIIGIQIYARGKMARERYRLMKENAAVTTIQRYIRGYLVRRACEKKLRDIVIVQSCVRRYLAKKVFKRLKAEARSVEHVKSLNKGLEKKIITLQQKINELAKENQHLKNVHNEVFDLKNKLEGLKSVEVENKKLNIILLEKEKELEKMQNVLRQERDEKMDILQDKEKISQEKGQENKKLLEENEKLRKELSVANDKLKSNLRGAEENLKHRLEQEKDLLLLDQDQDRGAYQKLLKEFHELEQHAEMLEQKLALHVPGHSRSLSNASSNSGQVVSTELPQDDQNIDFGYGSVRSTTSSSTPYSRVETTDWNQLRSNTPPDGEVQSNKSPSETANERTHAPVDINLVLKLQQKLKDVEKENGRLIRMVEDLERDSPEEASRTQDTFRLQELEMENAQLKKDLGSLRKIVSTADSTAAQQHLIGQFEALQEELERRREECIQLHSVLADHTRRMKSLGSNYGRDVDIVNEDGELVLAFEAQKKINSRLKTKRKASREQLEDELQAKEKGWRTQRDEWRAEIDRLQEEIEKQQKLLSVNLSKSPQTQTEAYMQYEITRLTSENLDLQEKYDKIAEECRKFKKQCKILAKRLKDAGYEGNDIKEHKDRPYVLKNTVPDSIESANDPSTVTTTSHSSSDNGSIMPAIRKKERDYEGMFEFRKEDIGVVIRHLVIDLKPRIAVTLLPGLPAYIIFMCIRHTDCINDDDKVRSLLTAYLNGVKRIVKKREDFEYSVLWLSNTLRLLHNMKQYSGDKPFQLENTIRQNDQCLRNFDLSEYRIVLSNVSLWIFNNIVTTLKERIQAFTVPALLEHEAISGLNSNKPGRPRSSSMGEEPDSTQQKLDKLLDELSSVHKTLLYHGVDPEIIMQLFKQLFYFMCASALNNLLLRNELCHWTKGMQIRYNLSHLEQWGRDKRVGAAAEALQPIIQAAQLLQARKTDDDVNSVCEMCNKLTANQIVKILNLYTPADDFETRVPVSFIKKIEAKLAKRGENNEQLLMDLKYTYPIRFPFNPSNIRLEDIEVPEVLHLPMLKKI from the exons GGCGGCAAAGTATGGATACCACATCCCGAAAAGATTTGGGAGGGTGCTGTCCTCTTAGAGGATTACAAAGTAAATCGGCCAACATTAAAGGTACACACAGACGACTCAAATCAAACGAAGACATTACAGATAGGAAGCGATCACGATCTACCCCCATTAAGGAATCCGGATATTTTGATGGGAGAAAATAATCTTACATCTTTGTCGTTCCTTCACGAACCAGCTGTTCTCTATAATCTACAAATACGTTTTCAAAGGCATTGCATTTACACATATTGCGGTATCGTTTTAGTCGCTTTTAATCCTTACAATGAATTGCCCATATATGGAAATGATACGATATGGGCATACAGAGGTCAAGCTATGGGAGATTTGGAACCTCACATATTCGCTGTGGCTGAAGAGGCTTATACGAAATTGGAAAg GGAAGGACATGATCAGTCTATCATCGTGTCCGGTGAATCAGGTGCAGGTAAAACTGTGTCGGCAAAGTACACCATGCGATATTTCGCTACCGTTGGCGGTTCCACGACGGAGACACAAATCGAGAAGAAAGTATTAGCCTCGTCACCAATCATGGAAGCGATCGGCAATGCGAAAACAACGAGGAACGACAATTCCTCGAgatttggaaaatttattgaaatacaatttaataaaacatataatatcaCTGGTGCCAGTATGAGAACTTATCTTTTGGAGAAATCAAGAGTCGTATTTcag GCAAACGAAGAGAGGAATTATCATGTGTTTTATCAAATGTGCTCGGCAGCGAAGCGTCTTCCACATTTACATCTTGGAAACTCAAACGGGTTTCATTACCTCAATCAAGGAAACAATCCTAGAATCGAAGGAGTCGACGATCTCTCGTGTTTCGACGATACAATTAGTGCTCTTACGATGCTCGGTTTTACTTCTAAACAGCAAGACGATATGTTACGAATATTATCAGCCATATTGCATTTAGGaaacgtaaatataaatagttttGATGCACAGAGCAATAATGGAGATAACGACACCGAAGCTAGTTTTATTTCT CCAACCGATAGACATCTTTTGATAATCTCGGAATTACTTGGTACGGACGTTAACGCTATGCGAAAATGGCTTTGCCATAGGAAGATCGTATCTATGAGGGAAGTCTTTTTAAAACCAATGAATGCGGAACAAGCGATAGGAGCTAGAGATGCTTTGGCAAAGCACATTTATGCCGAGCTATTCAATTGGATAGTGAATGGTATCAATAATTCCCTCCAGTCTCAAAACAAAGCTCAATGTTTCATTGGTGTGCTAGACATTTATGGATTCGAAACATTTGAGATAAATTCATTTGAACAGTTTTGTATAAATTACGCGAATGAAAAGTTACAACAACAATTCAATCAGCATGTATTTAAACTTGAACAAGAAGAATATCTCAAGGAGGAGATCGAATGGACTTTCATAGACTTTTATGACAATCAGCCGTGTATCGATCTAATAGAAACGAGATTGGGCATATTGGATTTGCTAGACGAAGAATGTCGG ATGCCAAAAGGAACGGATAGCTCGTGGGCAGATAAACTCTATGCAAAATGTAACAAGTCGAAACATTTCGAAAAGCCAAGATTTGGTACTTCCGCTTTCTTGATTCATCATTTTGCTGGCTTAGTTCAGTACGAAACATTAGGTTTTCTTGAAAAGAACAGAGACACAGTGATAGAGGAACAAGTAGACGTGTTAAGGGCTGGTAGT tGTAAATTATTGAAGAAGTTGTTTTGTGAGGAGGATCCGAAATTGGTTGTACCTAACGTAAGAGTCAAAGTGTCCGCACAAAAACCAGTAATAACTCCCAAGCATAATAAGAAAAcg GTTGGCTCGCAATTTCGAGATTctttaaatatgttaatgtcgACGTTAAATGCAACGACTCCTCATTACGTTCGTTGTATCAAGCCAAACGATACAAAGGAATCATTCGAATATAATCCTGTACGTGCCGTACAACAGTTAAGAGCTTGCGGTGTGCTCGAAACGATTAGGATTTCTGCTGCTGGTTTCCCGAGTCAGAGAACATATTCCGAATTCTTTCAAAGATACAGATGCCTTTGTGtgttcaaagaaataaatcgcgATGATCTCAAAGAAACATGTTGTCGTATATTGTCTAG ATTTATCAAGGAAGAGGATAAATTCAAGTTCGGGAAAACGAAAGTTTTGTTTCGTGCCGGACAAGTGGCTTATCTCGAAAAGCTCAGAGcagaaaaacaaatgaatgCTTGCATAATGATTCAAAAAACTGTTCGAGGTTTAATATGTCGAAACAGGTATGAAAAAATCAGAAGGGCGATTTTAGGTCTTCAAAAATATGGAAGAGGATTTTTGGCAAGACAAGAGGCTGAAAGGATTAGACGTAAAAGAGCTGCCATTAAAATTCAAGCTAATGTTAGAAGTTGGCTACAGAGACGACGGTATCAGCAAATTAGATGCACAATTATTGGTATTCAGATATATGCCAGAGGTAAAATGGCGAGAGAAAGGTATCGTTTGATGAAGGAAAATGCAGCTGTAACGACTATTCAACGATACATAAGAGGATATCTAGTCAGAAGGGCatgtgaaaagaaattaagggATATCGTTATAGTTCAGTCCTGTGTAAGAAGATATTTGGCCAAAAAAGTGTTTAAAAGATTGAAGGCTGAAGCTAGAAGCGTAGAACACGTAAAGTCTCTTAACAAGGGtctagagaaaaagattatcaCTTTGcaacagaaaataaatgaactc GCAAAAGAAAATCAACACTTGAAGAATGTACATAATGAagtatttgatttaaaaaataaattggaagGACTTAAATCTGTAGAAGTCGAGAACAAgaagttaaatattattttattggaaaaagaaaaagaactggAAAAAATGCAAAACGTACTAAggcaagagagagatgaaaaaatggatattttgcag gataaagagaaaatcagTCAGGAAAAAGGACAGGAGAACAAGAAACTCCttgaggaaaatgaaaaattgcgAAAAGAACTTTCTGTGGCAAATGATAAGTTGAAGAGTAATTTACGTGGTGCCGAAGAAAATCTTAAACATCGTTTGGAACAGGAGAAGGATCTGCTTTTGTTGGATCAGGATCAGGATCGTGGTGCTTATCAGAAATTGTTGAAAGAATTCCACGAATTGGAGCAACATGCCGAGATGTTGGAACAAAAACTTGCTCTCCACGTACCAGGACATTCTCGTTCTTTGAGTAATGCCTCTAGTAACAGCGGACAAGTAGTTTCAACGGAATTACCGCAGGATGATCAAAACatt gATTTCGGTTATGGATCCGTTCGTTCAACAACATCGTCGTCAACGCCATATTCACGCGTAGAAACGACCGATTGGAATCAATTACGTTCGAATACTCCACCTGACGGGGAAGTACAATCAAATAAATCACCTTCAGAAACGGCAAATGAACGAACCCATGCACCCGTGGATATTAATTTGGTATTGAAACTTCAACAAAAATTGAAGGACGTTGAAAAGGAGAATGGACGATTAATTAGAATGGTAGAAGATTTAGAACGTGACAGTCCCGAAGAAGCATCGCGAACGCAAGATACTTTTagg CTTCAAGAATTAGAAATGGAGAATGCACAGCTTAAAAAGGATTTGGGCTCATTAAGGAAAATTGTATCGACTGCAGACTCAACAGCTGCACAGCAGCACCTTATAG gACAATTTGAAGCTCTTCAGGAAGAATtggaaaggagaagagaagaatgcATACAGTTGCATAGTGTGTTGGCCGATCATACTCGAAGAATGAAGAGCCTTGGTTCAAACTATGGTCGAGATGTTGACATTGTTAACGAAGATGGTGAATTAGTCCTTGCCTTCGAAGCacagaagaagataaatag TAGACTTAAGACAAAGCGAAAGGCATCAAGAGA gCAACTAGAAGATGAATTgcaagcaaaagaaaaaggttggAGGACTCAGAGGGATGAATGGAGAGCAGAGATCGACAGATTACAGGAAGAAATCGAAAAACAACAGAAATTATTATCCGTCAATCTAAGTAAATCGCCCCAAACACAAACCGAAGCTTACATGCAATATGAAATTACAAGATTGACCTCTGAAAATTTG GATCTTCAAGAGAAATACGATAAGATAGCAGAAGAATGCAGAAAGTTTAAGAAACAATGTAAAATTCTTGCGAAACGTCTCAAAGATGCAGGCT ACGAAGGAAATGATATTAAGGAACATAAGGATCGTCCTTATGTACTAAAAAACACTG TACCAGACAGTATAGAATCTGCTAATGACCCCAGTACTGTCACAACGACCAGCCATTCGTCCAGCGACAACGGAAGCATTATGCCAGCCATtcgcaagaaagaaagagattacgAAGGAATGTTTGaatttagaaaagaagatattggTGTGGTAATAAGGCATTTAGTTATTG ATTTAAAACCAAGAATAGCAGTGACTTTACTACCTGGACTCCcagcatatataatatttatgtgtataagACACACCGATTGCATCAACGATGACGATAAAGTTCGATCGTTGTTAACTGCGTATTTGAATGGTGTTAAACGCATTGTTAAGAAACGAGAAGATTTTGAATACAGCGTATTATGGCTAAGCAATACATTAcgattattacataatatgaAGCAGTATTCTGGCGACAAACCTTTCCAATTGGAAAATACAATTAGACAAAATGATCAGTGCTTACGGAATTTCGATTTAAGCGAATATCGAATTGTCTTGAGCAATGTTAGTCTatggatttttaataatatcgtgaCGACTTTGAAGGAGCGAATTCAAGCTTTTACGGTACCGGCGCTTTTGGAGCACGAGGCGATCTCCGGCTTGAATTCCAACAAGCCAGGTCGACCCCGTTCGTCGTCCATGGGCGAGGAGCCGGATTCTACCCAGCAAAAGCTTGACAAGCTCCTAGACGAACTCAGTTCAGTGCACAAAACTCTTCTTTATCATGGTGTTGATCCCGAAATTATTatgcaattatttaaacaactATTCTATTTTATGTGCGCAAGTgcgttaaataatttattactgaGAAATGAGCTTTGTCATTGGACCAAAGGAATGCAAATAAG GTACAATTTGAGTCACTTGGAACAGTGGGGTAGGGATAAACGAGTAGGAGCTGCTGCTGAAGCACTTCAACCTATCATCCAAGCGGCACAACTTCTTCAGGCACGAAAAACTGATGATGATGTGAATTCCGTTTGCGAGATGTGCAATAAACTTACGGCCAATCAAAtagtgaaaatattaaatctatatacACCGGCAGATGACTTCGAGACACGAGTACCGGtatcttttataaagaaaatagaggcCAAATTGGCCAAACGTGGTGAGAACAACGAACag CTTTTAATGGACTTAAAGTATACCTATCCAATAAGATTTCCATTCAATCCGTCGAACATTCGGTTGGAGGACATCGAAGTTCCAGAGGTGCTTCATCTACCAATGCTCAAGAAGATCTAA